The sequence ATGTCAGGGTCTCTTTAAGCATGCTCCTGGCCGCCTTGTTGTCATCAATGGCCAGTACCCTCATGCCTTTCAGGTTGTCCTGGGGGACGGGTTTGCTATGGCTGCCGTTGTGGGTGCTGCCGAATGTGGCGCTAAAGTGGAAGGTGGTGCCTTTGCCGACACTACTCTCCACCTCAATCTCCCCACCCATGAGGTTGATCAGGCGGCGACAGATCGTCAGGCCTAGTCCTGTGCCACCAAGGTTGCGTGAGATGTCGCCGTGCGCCTGGTCGAACGGTTCAAACAGGGCCTGCATGCCATCCTCTGGAATACCTATGCCCGAATCGCTGACAGAAAAATCTAGTGTGATCGTCTCACCATCTTCAGCTGCCTTATCGACAGTGACGATCACTTCACCCTTGTCGGTAAACTTCAGCGCGTTGCCGATCAGGTTGAGAAGAATCTCCTCCAGCCGAACCGCATCGCCGACCAGCCTGATCGGCACCTCAGATTTGACATGAAATACCAGCTCCAGCTTCTTCTCTGCCGCCTTGATGCTGGTGATATTGGCGACACTGTTGAGCACCTCGTCGATATCGAAGGTTTCACTGGAGAGCTCAAGTTTGCCGGCTTCGATCTTCGAGAAGTCGAGGATGTCGTTGATCAGGTGCAGCAGGGATTTTCCTGCCGCCTGAACCTTCTTCAGGTAATCCTCCTGTTTGGTCGTCAAGTCGGTCTTCAGTGCCAGATGGCTCAGTCCGATAATGGCATTCATCGGCGTGCGAATCTCATGGCTCATGCGGGCCAGGAATTCGCTTTTGGCGGTATTGGCGCGCTCCGCCTCCTGCTGGGCTGCAATCAGGCCGGTTTCAGCTCTCTTGCGAGTCTCAATCTCATCGTTCAGTTCATCGCGTGAGGCCATCGTCTCTTTCAGCCTGTTGGTCATGGCATCGAAGGTGCGGGAGAGCTGGCCTATCTCATCCTTTGCATCGGTGGCGACCGAGGTATCAAAATTTCCTTTTGCCACCTCATTCATCCCCTCCTGAAGGGACTGAATGGGGGAGGCGATGGAGCGTGCCATGGTCCAGGCGATCAAAATCACGATCAATGCTGCAATGGAGCCGATCAGCAAGATAAGCTTCCTGATATGCTCGATTGGAGCAAATGCTTCCTCACGGTCAATCTTGGCTACCACACCCCAATTGCTATTGGGTAGTGGACGCCATGCTGCAATCACCTCTCTGTTGCGATAATCGATTGAGAGGCCGGAGCCGCTTTTTCCTTGAAGCGCCTTCTGTATCGGTAACGCAAGGTTTGATCCGACTGGAACATACCGTTTCATGGCTGCGTCCGGATCGTGGCGAAGTGGATTCAGGAAGAGGATGTCGTCCCCATCCTTTCTGGCGATCAGCGTCTCTCCGCTGACGCCCAGACCCGCAGCATTCTGGATGAGGTTGAACAGGGTCGACATATCCACTTCAAAAAGAATATTGCCGACTCTCTCCCCGGCATGATTGCGAATCGGCGCATAGATAAGTCTGCCGAATGGTCTGTTGCCACCGGGATATTGAAATGTGGGGCTTATCGAGACCCTTTCCAGTTCGGGTGTGAATTTTCCGTCAAAGTAGTCTGGAACAGTAGCGCCGAGCGTTTCGAGGTTGTGATGTTCCTTGTTGGCGATAAATTGAATCCTTTCTGCTCTGTCGAGCAGCATCACATCATGAAAGCCGTATGCCCGGGTTAAGCTCTCCAACTGCCTGGAAAGCTCTTTCAAGTCTACATGCTCACAGTTTTGCTCACTGCAGTCGTGTTCCAGAAACTGGCGTACGGATGTGTTTAGCATGGCCACATGGACATTACCCATTCGTTCTGAGATGAACCGTTCGATGTTGAAGATTTTAAGGTCAGCAATGGTCTCAAGGTCAGAGATGATGGATGTCATCATCGCTTCCCGTGTGTTGCTGTAACTCAAGTTGGCGATAAAGGTCATCGGGATGATGGCGATGAACAGAAATACAATGGCCAGCCGCCACTTCAGTTTCATCTAGCCCTGCTCTTTCTTGTACTGCCGAGAAGAAGCAGTCCCACTCCCAGCATGGCAAACAGGATGGCGGTATGCACTGCCATGGCGCTACTGATCCCCTCAATATGGTAGTAAAGGGCCGGTTTATCGACGAGGTAACCGAGAAGTGCGGTGAAGCTGAAGCCGCTCTCAATACAACCTGTCACCAGCAGGTGGGTGGCTTTCATCGGGTTCATCAGGGTAACGACACCGCTTAATGAGATGATGATAAATGCCCCCATCGTTCCGATGGAGGGCATGCCCGGAATTACTGTTTTGACCGCATGGGAAACGTCCTCAATAAACCAGCCCTCTATGCCGGTATGAATTCCCGTCAGGCTTGAGGCCAGCAGGCTTCCCATCAGCAGCAGGATGCCCATGGTCACAGCAGGCATAAATATACCGGATTGAATCGAATGGGTTTCAGTAGCTTTGACGATACCGAGCAGCACCAGGCCGCTGAGAAGAAATGAGAGAGCCGTGGTGAACTTCATGCTAACCCAGTGAGGCAGGATGCTTTTAAGCAGCGGTATGTCATAGAGCCAGCCTAGCATGACGATGATGCCGGCCAGACATACCAGCATCGCGATTGCGCGAACCAGAAGGAATCTATTCATGAATATATTATAGCAGCTAAAAGCAGGATTGGTTTTAGGAAAATTCTTAGAAAAGATCGGGGTTTGATAGGTAAGATGGGGCGAATGTTTTGAGTGGAGGGGTGACAACTGACTGTGAAGGTGGTTGTAGTGGCAAGATAGAAACGATGAATCGTTTCTCCCTATCGCGCAATTTCAAAGATTGTTAATCTTTGAAATTGCTTGCTGGTACCTGAGGCCGGAGTCGAACCGGCACGCCCGTGAGGGCACGGGATTTTGAATCCCGGGTGTCTACCAATTCCACCACTCAGGCATTGCAATTGATCTATCGGAGACGGCGCGAAGCATTGTCATCCGGCATGCAGGTGTCAAGCCGCAGAGGAGCGGGTTGCCAACAGCTTGCAATCCTATTTAAACCCGCAAGGATAATGCGGTTAGGGATGGAGCGTGGGGGATACGCATGGGCAAAGCAGAACATTTTGATATTGTTATTGTCGGCGGCGGTGCCGTTGGGGCGACGCTAGCCCTTGAACTGGAGCATCTGGCCTACTCTGTAGCAGTAATTGAGCACGCTGAACCCTCATTTTCATCCAGCAACCCGGAACGCGTTATAGCCCTGAATTACGGCTCCCGTTGCCACCTTGAGCGCCTTGGCCTCTGGCAGGGTGTTGAAGAGGGCGGCGTTGGCAATATTCGCCATATCATTGTCACAGAACCGGGTAACCGCGGTCGTGTTGATATCGATGCCAGCGATGGCCGTAACGACATGCCGGCTATGGAAGAGCTTGGTTATGTGGTCGAGATGGGACTGTTGCTGAAACCGCTGTACGAAAAGCTGCGCGCCTCTTCGGTCACACTCTTTTCACCCGCATCGCTCTCAGAGTTTACACAGCACAGTGAGCGTGTGGAGATAACCCTTTCAACAGGTGAAGGTGAACACCAATTAACTGCTGCACTGATGGTTGCGGCAGATGGTACCCACAGCCAGATTCGACGCATGGCTGGCATTGGTTTGTTCGGCTGGGATTACAACCGTTTTGGCCTTGTGGCATCGGTAAGTTGCGAGAAAGGGCACCGCGATTTTGCGCACGAGTGTTTCCGCAATTCCGGTCCTCTGGCACTCCTGCCACTGGCCGATGGTCGTTTCTCGATCGTCTGGGCTATGGCACCTGCCGAGGCAACCCAGCTTCTCGCCATGAGTGATGAGGCTTTTATCTCTACGCTGCAAAGGGCAGTCGGAGAAAATACGATGGCCGAGATCGGCGCTATTACCGCTGTTTCCAAGCGAGCCAGCTATCCGCTTGAGCTCTCCAT comes from Mariprofundus aestuarium and encodes:
- a CDS encoding hybrid sensor histidine kinase/response regulator — translated: MKLKWRLAIVFLFIAIIPMTFIANLSYSNTREAMMTSIISDLETIADLKIFNIERFISERMGNVHVAMLNTSVRQFLEHDCSEQNCEHVDLKELSRQLESLTRAYGFHDVMLLDRAERIQFIANKEHHNLETLGATVPDYFDGKFTPELERVSISPTFQYPGGNRPFGRLIYAPIRNHAGERVGNILFEVDMSTLFNLIQNAAGLGVSGETLIARKDGDDILFLNPLRHDPDAAMKRYVPVGSNLALPIQKALQGKSGSGLSIDYRNREVIAAWRPLPNSNWGVVAKIDREEAFAPIEHIRKLILLIGSIAALIVILIAWTMARSIASPIQSLQEGMNEVAKGNFDTSVATDAKDEIGQLSRTFDAMTNRLKETMASRDELNDEIETRKRAETGLIAAQQEAERANTAKSEFLARMSHEIRTPMNAIIGLSHLALKTDLTTKQEDYLKKVQAAGKSLLHLINDILDFSKIEAGKLELSSETFDIDEVLNSVANITSIKAAEKKLELVFHVKSEVPIRLVGDAVRLEEILLNLIGNALKFTDKGEVIVTVDKAAEDGETITLDFSVSDSGIGIPEDGMQALFEPFDQAHGDISRNLGGTGLGLTICRRLINLMGGEIEVESSVGKGTTFHFSATFGSTHNGSHSKPVPQDNLKGMRVLAIDDNKAARSMLKETLTSFTFKPRLASSGKQGIKLAGEAEQEPYGLIFIDMEMPGINGLETCREIRRLEAYRDVPVVLLALPYSGEETYDKVKEINNCNIISKPFNPSTLFDAIMDLYGYRRHVTAHESLKELPKKKLRLLSGSSLLLVEDNEINQQVATEMLEQLDCTVDIANDGIEAVEKLRIHPYALVLMDIQMPRMDGLEATRRIRKLAEDSSYHHLAETPIIAMTAHALVGDRDKSIQAGMNDHITKPLDPQELARTLVQWLQAEDTTMDTQAPEIQDNSRPETLLPPIDGFDVGTAVERLGGNSKLYRKLLNTFSNSNRNAASRMRHAVGHKDFAEAARLAHSIKGVASNLGGNELAGITGEIEKAATRGKGSALERLIEPFEQQLTRALASITASTETGQDDLHIESSEISMVELAQLIRELEVALESDLGVAAAKLELLRPLVYKSDTKVLFEQLENAMDAFDTDNARASLQMIREHFGLPLEKEV
- a CDS encoding FAD-dependent monooxygenase; the protein is MGKAEHFDIVIVGGGAVGATLALELEHLAYSVAVIEHAEPSFSSSNPERVIALNYGSRCHLERLGLWQGVEEGGVGNIRHIIVTEPGNRGRVDIDASDGRNDMPAMEELGYVVEMGLLLKPLYEKLRASSVTLFSPASLSEFTQHSERVEITLSTGEGEHQLTAALMVAADGTHSQIRRMAGIGLFGWDYNRFGLVASVSCEKGHRDFAHECFRNSGPLALLPLADGRFSIVWAMAPAEATQLLAMSDEAFISTLQRAVGENTMAEIGAITAVSKRASYPLELSIAKQFTAPRIALVGNAAHTIHPVAGQGMNLGFRDVQDMVTMLDGELAHSDPGQPIILQGYAEKRRADVMAVAGFTESMTHTFGSTIPGAKLLRGLALEKMAFTPSLQGLLLRQASGIGQMQAVTGELL